Part of the Streptomyces sp. f51 genome is shown below.
GAGCCCCCGGGTGACACCGGACGCCGTCAGCCCCAGCGCCTCCGCCAGGTCCACCCGGCGCATGCGGTCGCCGGGGGCCTGGGACAGGCGCAGCAGCATCGTGAAGTCGGCCAGGCTCACCCCGTGCAGTCCGCCGAGACTCGCGTCGAACCGCTTCACCAGGGCGGCCTGCGCCTTCATCAGACGCAGTGCCGCGTCCAGCCCCTCACTCATTGACGCCTCCTTGACTACTCAAGCATATCCGCAAACAAGATCCTCGTTCACTACGAGGGATCAGGGCGTGCTCTGCGCGGCGGCCCGGCGCTGGCGCTTGCCGAGGGGAGCCTGGGAAAGATCCTCGGCCTGGGACTTGAGCCGCTTGAAGCCGTACCCGCGCCCGGTGAGCCAGGCGGTGGCGGCGGCCTCGGCCCGTTCGACCGCCTCCAGGATGTCCTCCTCCGCCTCGCCCGAGTCCAGGAAGCGGAAGGTGAAGGCCGGCCGGGCGGCCAGGTCGTAGCTGAGGTGCCCCTCGGGGGTGAAGGCCGCGCGCAGGACGTCGTGTTCCGGCGCGCGCGCCAGCAGTTCGGCGCGCTGCTCCGCGCCGAGCCCGTCGAAGACACCGCGAACGGTGATTCGGAAAGTACGTGTGGTCATCCGGGGAGCCTAACCAACGGGATCGACGGCTTTCCACCACGTTTCCGGCGACGGCCACCACCGCCCGGCGGCAGGAAGCGGACCGGGCACGGCGAGCGGGCAACCGGGCGGAAGCGGACCGGGCGCAGCAAGAGGGCCGGTCACGGTAAGAGGCCCGGGCGCGGGAAGCGGACCGGGCGCGGCCGCACCCGGTCCTCCCCTCTCGGCCGGATCCCTCAATGGTGGTGCTGGTGACAGTCCCAATGCCCCTTGACCCACACCTGGTCCCAGTGACCGGGGACGTAGACCCACTTCTGCACCCAGCCGTGGGCGTGGTGACCGTGGTGCCAGGAGTCCTGGTGGACCCACTTCTTGGCCCAGTGGCCGGGCACCCAGTTCTTCTCCCAGTGACCCTTCTTCCACTCGCAGCGGTCGTGGTGACCATGATGGTCAGCCGACGTCCCCGAAGGCGCGGGCGGAGGCGTCGTGGTCGCGGATGCGACACCGGACGTTCCCAGCGCGGCCCCACCGGCCAGCAGGCCCGTCGCGGCCGCGCCGGCGAGCAGCCGCCGGACGCTGATGTGTGTGGTCATCGGACTCACCTCCCTCGAAACGTGATCGACGTGCACAACGGGAGCCGGTGTCACGGAAGTTCGCGCCGAGTCTGTCGGTACGTTCCAAGGCCCTCGATGTGCTGGACAGAAGCCATTCGGAGCGACATAAGGTACGTATGAGGATAGACCCGGGTAAGTTTTCGGTACGAGTTTTCGGGAGGCCGGTACGAGACATCGGCAGGACCGTCCGGGCCCGGCCCCCGGGGAGCCCCGGGACCCGGGCCGGCGACATCGCGGCGCGCCCGGCTCATCCGCGGGCCGGGACGGCTACGAATACCCGCTGAAAGCGACGGACGGATGCTGTGAGCGATGCCCAAGACCGGCCAGGACGGACACGGTTCGCGACGCCCCCCATCGGCGGAGGCGTGGCTGGACGACCGGCTCGCCCGCGCCGCCCGGGGTGACCAGGACGCGTTCGCCGACGTGTACGACACCCTCGCGCGGCCGGTCAAGGGCCTCGTCTGCCGGGTACTGCGCGACGAGGCACAGGCCGAGGAGGTGACGCAGGACGTGATGGTGGAGATCTGGCGGACCGCCGACCGCTACCGCCCCGAACTCGGCGGCGCCCGGGGATGGGCCCTCACGCTCGCGCACCGGCGGGCCGTCGACCGGGTCAGACAGGTCCAGGCGAGCACGGCCCGGGAACGGCGCAGCGTCCTGCTCGCGGAGGACCGCCCCTTCGACGAGGTGGCCGAGGCCGTGGAGCGCCACGAGGACCACGACCGCGTGCACCGCTGCCTCGCCGACCTGGAGCGTCATCAGCGCGTGCCCCTGGTGCTCGCCTACTACCAGGGCATGACCTATCTGGAAGTGGCCGCCTGCCTGGCCACTCCGGCGGGCACCGTGAAGTCCAGGATGCGCTCCGGACTGCGCCTGCTCCGCAGATGTCTGGAGGGCGGCCCATGACGACCGGCGAGGACATGCACCAGCTCGTCGGCGCGTACGTCCTGCACGCACTGCCGACGGCCGAGGAAGCCTCCTTCGAGAACCACCTGGCCGGCTGCGCGGAGTGCCGGGACGAGGTCGCGGAGTTGTCCGGGGTCACGCTGCGGCTCGCCTCGGCCGAGGACGCGACCCCCTCCCCCGAGCTGCGCGGACGCGTCCTCGAACAGATCGCCCGCACCCACCAGGAGCGC
Proteins encoded:
- the sigK gene encoding ECF RNA polymerase sigma factor SigK; protein product: MPKTGQDGHGSRRPPSAEAWLDDRLARAARGDQDAFADVYDTLARPVKGLVCRVLRDEAQAEEVTQDVMVEIWRTADRYRPELGGARGWALTLAHRRAVDRVRQVQASTARERRSVLLAEDRPFDEVAEAVERHEDHDRVHRCLADLERHQRVPLVLAYYQGMTYLEVAACLATPAGTVKSRMRSGLRLLRRCLEGGP
- a CDS encoding DUF6204 family protein — protein: MTTRTFRITVRGVFDGLGAEQRAELLARAPEHDVLRAAFTPEGHLSYDLAARPAFTFRFLDSGEAEEDILEAVERAEAAATAWLTGRGYGFKRLKSQAEDLSQAPLGKRQRRAAAQSTP